In the genome of Microbacterium paraoxydans, the window CCCGACCAGTGACACGAGAAGGCCGCCCGCAGGGGCGGCCTTCTCTGTATCGGGATGTCGTGCGAGAGGGGAACGCATGGGGAGGCTCCTGCCACCGCCGCGGCGTTCGACGCGCGTGTGGGCCGTCGCCCTCGGGCTCCCCTTCCTCCTCGGCGTCGCCCTCCTCACGCTCACGCCCGCGCGCGTGGAGCAGACGATGCCCAACCTGCTCGACCTCCTCCTTCGCGCGATTCAGCGGCTCGGCTGGACGAGCCTGGACTTCACGCGACTCGAGGTTCTGGCGAACGTCGCCGTCTTCATCCCGGTCGGGGTGCTCGCGTTCCTGCTCGTGCCCCGGCGCGCGTGGATGCTATCACTGCTCGTGGGTCCGGCCCTTTCGCTGGGGATCGAGACGGCGCAGTACCTGGCCCTCCCCCACCGCGCCGCGACCGTGAGCGACGTGCTGGCCAACGCCACCGGGGCGAGCATCGGCGTCGTCCTCGCGATATTCTGCACGCTGCTCGCCGCCACACCGTCCTCCCGGCCGAGAACACCTACAGTGGAGGCATCATGACATCGCCCTCTCTCATCGCCTTCGACCTCGATGACACCCTTGCCCCTTCCAAGGGCACGATCGACCCGCAGATCGCCGCGCTCCTGGGTGAGCTGCTGCGTTCCGTCGATGTCGCGATCATCTCCGGGGGCAACGAGGCGCAGTTCCGCACGCAGGTGGTGGCGCAGCTCGCCGACGCCGACCCGACGGCCCTCGCCCGACTGCATCTGCTCCCGACGTGCGGCACGCGATACCTGCGGCATGACGGCAGCGATTTCGTCGCGGTGTACGCCCATGACCTCAGCGACGAGGAGAAGACCGCCGCCCTCACCGCGCTGCGCGAGGAGGCGGAGCGTCTCGGGCTCTGGGAGGCCGAGCCCTGGGGCGAGATCCTCGAGGACCGCGGCTCGCAGATCACGTTCTCCGCGCTCGGCCAGCAGGCCCCACGCGACGCGAAGCATGCGTGGGATCCGACGGGTTCGAAGCGCGGCGCGCTACGCGATGCCGTCGCCGCGCGGCTCCCGGGCCTCGAGGTGCGCTCGGGCGGCTCGACCTCGATCGACATCACCCGCGCCGGGATCGACAAGGCGTTCGGCATGCAGCAGCTCGCCACCCACACCGGCATCGATCTGACCGCGATGCTGTTCTACGGCGACCGTCTCGACGAGGGCGGCAACGACTACCCCGTCCTGGCCCTGGGTGTGCCGTCGGTGGCCGTCGAGGGTTGGGAGGACACGGCCGCGCGTCTGCGGGAGCTGCTGCCGACCCTCTCCACCCGGGTCTGACGGGCACAGCCGCACGACCTCGGTCCGCCTGCACGACGGGAGGAGCGAATCCGTCGTGCAGGCGTGGTCTGGTCGTGCAGGTGGGTCAGTGCACCTCGACGCCGGCCGCGCGGGAGACGGGCACCAGACGAGTGAGCTGAGTCACGTGCCCGGGCTCGAGCTCCGCCAGGGACGCGACGCCCAGCAGCCGCATCGTGCGCTCGATCTCGCCGCGCAGGATGGCGATGGTGCGGTCGACGCCCTGGCGACCTCCCGCCATCAGGCCGTACAGGTACGCGCGCCCGATCAGCGTGAAGTCGGCACCGAGCGCGACGGCCGCCACGATATCGGCGCCGTTCATGATGCCGGTGTCGATCATGACCGTGAAGTCGTCGCCGACCGCCCGACGGACCTCGGGCAGGAGGTGGAACGGGATCGGGGCGCGGTCGAGCTGGCGGCCACCGTGGTTCGACAGCACGATGCCGTCCACGCCCGCGTCGCGCAGGCGCACGGAGTCCTCGACGTTCTGCACGCCCTTGATGACGATCTTGCCGGGCCAGATGTCGCGGATGACCGCGAGGTCGTCGTAGCTGATCGTCGGATCCATCGCCGCGTCGAGGAGCTCGCCGACGGTGCCGCCGGTCGTGCTCAGCGAAGCGAACTCGAGCTTCGGGGTGGTCAGGAAGTCGAACCACCACCAGGGCCGCGGGATGGCGTTGATGATCGTGCCGAGGGTGAGCTGCGGGGGGATGCTGAAGCCGTTGCGCTTGTCGCGGAGACGGGCGCCGGCGACCGGGGTGTCGACCGTGAACTGGAGGGTGTCGAAGCCGGCGGCGGCGGCGCGACGGGCGAGCTCGTACGAGATCTCGCGGTCGCGCATGACGTAGAGCTGGAACCAGTTCCGACCGGGCACGGGGCCCTGCGGCTCCCGGACCGTCGCCGCCTTGACGTCCTCGATCGAGGTGGTCCCGAGGGTGGACAGCGTGAACGGGATACCTGCGGCGGCCGCGGCTCCGGCGCCCGCGACCTCACCCTCGGTCTGCATGAGCCGGGTGAAGCCGGTCGGCGCGATGCCGAACGGGAGCGCAGACGGACCGCCGAGGATGTCGACGGCCGTGTCGACGTCCGGCGCCGGCTTGAGGATGCCGGGGTGGAACTCCACGTCCTGGAACGCCTGGCGTGCCCGGCTCAGCGACAGCTCGCCCTCAGCGGCGCCGTCGGTGTAGTCGAAGGCGGCCTTGGGTGTGCGGCGCTTGGCGATCGTGCGCAGATCGTCGATGGTGAGCGCGGCGTCGAGGCGGCGCTTGCGCCCGTCGAGCTCGGGCTTCTTGAACTTCATGAGCTCCAACAGCTCGGCGGGGTTGGGGAGCTGGCGCTGGACCATGTTCTGCCTCTCAGTTCTGCGGGGTGATGGCGCGGGTGAGGCCCGCGGCGGTGTAGTAGCCGGTGATGTGGGCGCGCACCAGGCGCCGGGCGGTGTCGATCTCGCCCGCGTCGATCGCTGCGACGAGGGCACGGTGCTCGGACCGCAGGCGGTCGGCCATGCGGTCCCAGTCATCGACGGTCGCCGCGCCCGCGAGCACGTACGACTCGATGGCGGAGCGGAGTCCCGCCATCATCGCCGCGATGACCGTGTTGCCGCTGCCCTCCGCGAGGGAGAGGTGCAGCTGCGCGTCGAGGGCCAGGAACTCGGCCGGAGTGAGGGCGCCGTCGTCCATCGCGGTGAGCAGCTCGTGCGCCCGCACGGTGTCCCGCTGGGCGGCGCCTGCCATCGCCTCCACGACCGCATCCTCCAGGACCAGTCGCGTGCGGACGACGTCGTCGAGGGGGAAGCCCTGCGCGGCCACCTGGAGCCTCAGGAGCGCGGACATCCCGCCAGTGGGGGTGGCGATCACGATGGCGCCCGCCTGGGGGCCCGAGCCGGTGGCGGTGCGGATGAGTCCGAGCACCTCGAGCACGCGGAACGCCTCCCGGACGCTCGATCGTCCGACGCCGAGGTCGCTCGCGAGGTCCCGTTCGGACGGCAGCCGGTCCCCCGGGCCGAGACGACCGTCGAGCAGGTCACGCTCGATGTGCTCGAGCACGAGTCGCCATGCGCGCGCCGGCTGCTCCGTCATCTCGCCTCCTGTGGTCAGACCACAGGTTAGCGTGTGTGGTCAGACCACGCAACGCGGCGATGCTGCGCGCATGAGCCACCCCTTTTCGCGCGTCCCGGCCCGGTGCGTACGCACGCAGAGGGGTGGGGCGACCGGAAGGGGGTGGGTCAGCGGGTCAGCCGAGGCGGCCGCCGGACTCCTCCAGGTAGCAGGTGCCGCACAGCGACTCGTAGGTCGTGAGCTCGGGCGAGGCGGAGCCGTCGGCGCCCTCGTCGATCGCGACCTGGTCGCCGTCGAACACGAAGCGGCCGCCGACCACGCGGCCGTTGAACACCGCCTTGCGCCCGCAGCGGCAGATCGTCTTGAGCTCTTCCAGGGAGTGCGCGATGGCCAGAAGACGGGCGGAGCCGGGGAACGCGTGGGTGCGGAAGTCGTTGCGGATGCCGTAGGCCATCACCGGGATGCCGTCCTCCACCGCGATACGGAAAAGGTCGTCGATCTGTGTCGGCGTGAGGAACTGCGCCTCGTCGATGAGGAGACAGGCCACGTCGACCGGGCCCGTCGGGAGGAGCTCCTCCTCCGTGGACCGCCGCATGCGCTCGCGGTGGACCGCGAAGAGCGCGCGGGCGTCGTCGTCCGGACCGATGAGGAAGTCGACGGGGCGCGTCACCCCGAGGCGACTCTCGATCTCGCCGGCGCCCTTGGTGTCGATCGCGGGCTTGGCGAGCAGCACATGCTGGCCGCGTTCCTCGTAGTTGTACGCAGCCTGGAGCAGGGCAGTCGACTTGCCCGAGTTCATCGCGCCGTAGCGGAAGTAGAGCTTCGCCACGGTCCGGGGTCAGGCGTTGATGCCGAGGACGGCGGCGGTCGCGGTGGTCGACTCCTCCGCGAGCTCCGCGTCGCCGTTGAGCTTCCGGCCGAAGGTGGGGATGAGGTCGCGCAGCTGCGACTCCCAGCCCGGGTACTCGCCGGGGAAGCACTTCTTCAGCAGGTCGAGCATGATCGGCACGGCGGTCGAAGCCCCGGGGGATGCTCCGAGGAGACCGGCGATCGAGCCGTCGCCCGAGGCGACCACCTCGGTGCCGAACTGCAGCACGCCGCCCTTCTTCGGGTCCTTCTTCATGACCTGGGCGCGCTGACCGGCGTCGATGAGCGTCCAGTCCTCGTCCTTCGCCGTCGGCATGAACGTGCGGAGGCTGTCGACCTTCTTGCGGTGGTTCTTCATCAGCTCGCTGATGAGGTACGTGATGAGGTCGGGGTTGGCGAAGGCGACCCGCAGCATCGGCCAGAGGTTGTGCGGCCGGACCTGCGTGACGATGTCGAGCATCGAGCCGTTCTTGAGGAACTTCGGGCTGAACGTCGCGAACGGCCCGAACATCAGCGACGCCTCGCCGTCGACGACACGCGTGTCGAGGTGCGGGACCGACATCGGCGGCGCGCCGACCGAGGCCTGGGAGTAGACCTTCGCCTTGTGCTGCGCGACGATCTTCGGGTTCGTCGTCTTGAGGAACTGGCCACCGATCGGGAAGACGCCGTAGCCCTTGATCTCAGGGATGCCGGAATTCTGCAGGAGCTTCAGCGCCCAGCCACCGGCGCCGACGAACACGAACTTGGCCTTGATCTCGTTCGGGGTTCGGCCGACCGTCGTGCGGTACTTGATGAGCCAGGTGCCGTCCTTCTGACGCTTGAGCGACTTGACCTCGTGGTTGGTGCGCACGGCGACGCCCGACTCACGCAGGTGATCGAAGAGCTGGTGCGTGAGGGCACCGAAGTCGACGTCGGTGCCGGCGGGCACCCGGGTCGCCGCGAACGGCTCGCCCTTCCGCCGCTTCTGCATGAGGAGCGGCGCCCACTGATTGATGACGCGGGAGTCTTCGCTGTACTCGATGCCGGCGAACAGCGGCTGCTCCTTGAGCACCTCGTAACGCTTCTTGAGGTACGCCACATCCTTCTCACCCCGCACGAACGTCATGTGCGGCGTCGCGTTGATGAAGGTCGACGGCTCGTCCAGCACGCCCTTCTCGACGAGGGAGGACCAGAACTGGCGGCTCTGCTGGAACTGCTCGTTGATCGAGATCGCCTTGGCGGGATCGAGCGGAGCGTCGCCCTGCTGCGGCATGTAGTTCAGCTCACACAGCGCGGCGTGCCCGGTCCCGGCGTTGTTCCAGGGGTTGGAGCTCTCCTGCGCTACGTCCGACAGCCGCTCGAAGGCGACGATCTTCCAGTCCGGCTGCAGCTCGTGCAGCAGGGTACCCAGGGTGGCGCTCATGATGCCACCGCCGATCAGGACGACATCGACGTTTTCAGTCACCCGAACAGTCTAGTTCGCGGCCAGGACACCGCAGACCATGCGGCCCTCAGGAGACCGGAGCGAGCCGCTCCGCGAGGACCTCGGCGATCTGTACCGCGTTCAGCGCCGCTCCCTTGCGGAGGTTGTCGTTGCTGATGAAGAGCACGAGCCCCTTGCCCTCCGGAGCCGACTGGTCGGCACGGATGCGACCCACGAAGCTCGGGTCCTTGCCCGCGGCCTGCAGTGGGGTCGGCACCTCGTCGAGCACGACGCCGGGCGCCGCGCTCAGCACCTCCCTGGCGCGCTCGGGCGTCAGGTCGCGGGAGAACTCGGCGTGGATCGACAGCGAGTGACCCGTGAACACGGGCACGCGGACGCAGGTGCCGGCGACGCGCAGGTCGGGCAGCTCCAGGATCTTCCTGCTCTCGTTGCGAAGCTTCTTCTCCTCGTCGGTCTCGTTGTCTCCGTCGTCCACGAGGTTGCCCGCGAGCGGGATCACGTCGAAGGCGATCGGCGCGACGTACTTCTCGGGCTCGGGGAAGTCGACCGCGGAGCCGTCGTGCACGAGGCGAAGGGTGTCGCCCTGCGCGAGCACGCCTTCGACCTGGCCGAGCAGCTCCTGCGCGCCCGCGAGTCCGGAGCCGGACACCGCCTGGTAGGTCGACACGATCAGGCGCTCCAGGCCGGCCTCGGCGTCGAGGACCTTCAGCACCGGCATCGCCGCCATCGTGGTGCAGTTCGGGTTCGCGATGATGCCCTTGGGCCGGTCGTCGATCGCGTGCGGGTTGACCTCGCTGACCACGAGGGGGACCTCGGGATCCATCCGCCAGGCGCTCGAGTTGTCGACGACCACGGCATCGGCCTCGGCGAAGCGGGGGGCGTAGGCACGGCTGGCAGTGGCACCGGCGGAGAACAGGGCGATGTCGATACCGGACGGGTCGGCGGCCTCGACATCCTCGACGATGACCGTCTGTCCGCCGAACTCGATCGACGTTCCCGCGGAACGCGCCGAGGAGAACAGCCGCAGCTCGCGGATCGGGAACGAACGCTCCGCGAGAATCTCGCGCATCACGGTGCCCACCTGGCCGGTGGCGCCGACGATGGCGACGGAGAGTCCTGATTCGGAGATGCGGGTCATGATGTTCCTTGGCTTCGTGCGGTACGGCGTACGAGGCTTCGGGCGCGGCGTCGGGATGCTGATGCTGCGCCTGGCGCCGGTGTCAGGGTTTCCGCGAGTCTATCGCGCTGCGACCACCCCGAAGCCCGTTGGTTTCACGAAGGCAGGCGCCCCCGGCGAATCAGGCGAACGCGGGACAACAGGCACGCGCGCACAGCACAGCCTGAACCCGCGCGAACGCCTGTGCTGGCGTAGCGCGCTGGCGTGGGGGTCAGCGACCGGTGCCGGCGTGGACCGTGGCCTCCGCGTCGCCGTCGAGACCGTAGGCGGTGTGCACGGTGCGGGCGGCCTCGGTGAGGTCGGTGTCGCGGAGCACGACCGAGATGCGGATCTCCGACGTGGAGATCATCTCGATGTTGATGCCGCCGGCGGACAGCGCCTCGAACAGGGTCGCCGAGACACCGGAATGCGTGCGCATCCCCGCGCCGACCACGGACAGCTTGCCGATCTGGTCGTCGTGGATGAGGTTCTGGAAGCCGACCTCGGTCTGCTCGCCGGCGAGCGCCTTGAGCGCGGCAGCGGCGTCGGCCTTCGGGACCGTGAAGGAGATGTCCGTGCGCCCCGTGGCCGAGACGTTCTGCACGATCATGTCGACGTTGGCGCCGGACTTCGCGACGATCTTGAAGATCTCGGCGGCCTTGCCCGGGACGTCGGGCACCCCGGCGACGGTGATCTTGGCCTGGCTGAAGTCGGTGGCGACGCCGGCGACGATCGGTTCTTCCATGACTGCTCCCTCGGCTTCGCGAGGGTTCTTCATGCCCTCGCCCAGAACGTATGTACCCTCGGCCGACGAGAACGTCGACCGGGCGTGGATGAGGACGCCGTGCCGGCGGGCGTACTCCACGGCACGGATGTACAGGACCTTGGCGCCGTTGGCGGCGAGCTCCAGCATCTCCTCGCTGGAGACGTGGTCGAGCTTCTGCGCCTTCGGGATCACGCGCGGGTCGGCGGTGAAGATGCCGTCCACATCGCTGTAGATCTCGCAGACGTCGGCCGACAGCGCGGCCGCCAGCGCGACGGCCGTCGTGTCCGACCCGCCCCGGCCGAGCGTGGTGATGTCGCGGGTGTCGCGATTGAACCCCTGGAAGCCGGCGACGATGACGATCGCGCCCTCGTCGAGGGCTTCGCGGAGCCGCACGGGTGTGACGTCGACGATGCGCGCCGCCCCGTGCTGCGAGTCGGTGATCATGCCGGCCTGGCTGCCGGTGAACGACCGCGCCTCGAAGCCCATGGAGTGGATCGCCATCGCCAGCAGCGCCATCGAGATCCGCTCGCCGCTGGAGAGGAGCATGTCGAGCTCGCGCGGGGCGGGGATCGGCGCGACCTCGTTCGCGAGGTCCAGCAGCTCATCGGTCGTGTCGCCCATGGCGCTCACGGCGACGACGACGTCGTGACCGGCGCGACGGGTGTCGACGATGCGCTTGGCGACGCGCTTGATGCTCTCTGCGTCGGCGACGGACGAGCCGCCGTACTTCTGCACGATGAGGGCCACGTTCACTCCCTGGGATGTCGGGCGGATCCGCCCACGGTCATTCTACGATCGGCGCGCATGCCGCCCCGCGCATGTGACGGCTCAGGCGGGGGCGGGCGGAACGGGCGTCATCGGGCGCAGCCGCCCTCCGGTGGCGGCGAACCAGCACCCGATGATGATCAGCGGGAATCCGAGGAGGAGTCCCGGGGTGAGGGGTTCGGCGAGCACGATGGCCCCGAGCACGATCGCCACGACCGGGTTCACGTAGGTGAACAGCGGTGCCCTGACCGGTCCGACCTCGCGGATCAGCGCGAAGAAGGCCAGGAACGCCAATGCCGTGCAGATGACGGCGAGAGCGAGCAGCGCGCCGATCGATGGGAGCGTCGGCACTTCGTGCTGTGTGAGCAGACCGATCGGGAGATAGAAGATGCCGATCATCAGCAGGGACAGCGTGATCGTGCCGAGCGAGGGCACGTCGTTCAGCTTGCGCGCCACGATGAACGGCGCGATCGCGTACAGCACCGCGACGAGCAGCACCTCCCCGGCCGCGAGCAGGCTCACCTCTCCCCCGAAGAGCCCCGGCCCCGCCACGACGATGGCCACACCGATGAAGCCGACCAGAAGACCGATGCCGCGGGCGGGACGCAGCACGCCGCGGTCGCCGCCGCCCAGCGCGATGAGGGCGGCGAACAGCGGCACCGTGGCCACGAGGAGTCCGGTCATGCCGGAGGGCAGCGTCATCTCGGCATGCCCGAGGAGGAGGAACGGTCCGGCCATCTCCACAGCCCCGAAGGCCAGCACCCACGGCCAGTGCCGCAGCGCCGCACGGAGGGCGCCGCTGCGCAGGGCGAACGGCAGCAGGAGGAGCGCGGCGATCAGTGTCCGTCCGGCGACGATCGCCGGCGGGGAGATCGAATCCACCGCCACGCTGATGAAGAGGTAGGGCACGCCCCAGAGCAGGGCCATGACCCCGAAGAGCAGCCAGCCCCGGCGGGAGAAGCCGGACTGCGGGGTCACAGCACGCGCCGGCCCTCGAAGGCCCGGCCGAGCGTCACCTCGTCCGCGTACTCGAGGTCGCCGCCGACCGGGAGGCCCGAGGCGAGCCGCGAGACCGTGATCTGCATCGTCGTCAGGAGCCGGCTCAGGTAGCTCGCCGTCGCCTCCCCCTCCAGATTGGGGTTCGTGGCGATGATGACCTCCTGCACGGTGCCGTCGGCGAGCCGCGTCATGAGCTGGGCGATCCGGAGGTCGTCCGGCCCGATGCCCGCGATGGGGCTGATCGCGCCGCCGAGCACGTGGTACAGGCCGCGGAACTCCCGCGTGCGCTCGATCGCCGCGACGTCCTTCGCGTCCTCGACCACGCAGATCAGCGCCTGGTTGCGGCGGGGGTCGCGACAGATCGCGCAGCGTTCCTGCTCCGCGACGTTGCCGCAGATCTCGCAGAAGCGGACCCGGATGCGGATCTCGGTCAGCAGCTCGGCGAGACGGGCGACGTCGAACGTCGGCGTCTGCAAGATGTGGAACGCGATGCGCTGCGCCGATTTCGGGCCGATCCCGGGAAGGCGGCCGAACTCGTCGATCAGCTCTTGGACGATGCCGTCGTACATCAGGAGAACCTCGTGGGGGGCTCGTAGGGCTCTTCGCGAAGGAACGTCGCGCCGAGCACCTGGCGGATCACGGCCTCTCCGTAGCGCTGCACGCCGCCGGCGGCGGGGGTGCGCTCGACGACGACCGGTGGAGCGGCCGCGGGGGTCGTACGGGCGGCCGCCTGCGGGGCCGCCGCCGGAGTCGCACGTGGGGAGGGAGGGCGGTCGTACGGAGCCGGGGGCTCGTAGGCCGGATCGTACGGCGGCTCCTCGTCGAACGCGGGAGCGTCGTCGTCGCCGGGCAGCGGCGGCTCATCGCGATCGATCCTGCCGTCGGTCGGCGGGGTCGGGGCGGCGGAGGCGGCCTCGACCTCCTCCGGCTCCTCGTCGACGGCGAGGGGCGCGGCGGGCGCGGCGGCTGCTGTCGTCGGGATGGGTGCGACCGCCCACTCCGTCACGGGGGCGGCGGCGGCGCGGGTCTGCGGGCGGGAGGGACGCACTGACGCAGGCTCCGATGCGGGAGCGGTGTCGGCCGGGGCGCTGGACGCCGAGGAGGCGGGCTGCCGCGGCGCACCGCCGGACGGCATCGGGGCCGGCAGGTACTTGACCCGCACCCCGACCTCCTGCTCGATGGCCGTGCGGAGGTGGTCGGACGGTCCGGAGCCCGGCGTGGTCCCCTTGAACTTCGCGACGTCGTGCTGACTCGTGAATCCGAGGGTCAGCACCTCGGACTCGCCGTCGTAGGCCAGCGGCTGCACGGCGGTGGCGAGCAGCCAGGACGTGCGGCTGATGCCTTCGAGGCGCTTCAGCACGGCGGGCCAGGCGTCGCTGACACGGTCGAACGTGACGGGGGCGGACGGCGCGGCGGACGACTTTGGGGCCGGAGCGGGCGCAGGTTCCGGGGAGGGCTCGGGCTCTGCGGCCGGCGCAGGAGCGGAGGCCGCCGGCGCAGGAGCGGAGGCCGCCGGCGCAGGAGCGGACGGGGCCGGCGCGGACGCGGACGGGGCCGGTGCGGACGAGGTCGCTGCCGATGCCGTGGGCGTCGCCGTCTCGGGCGCCGACGCGGTCTCGGGCTCGGGCGGGACAGCCGCCGAGGGCGGGGCGGACACCGGCGGGATCACCGGCGGATGCGTCGTCGCCGGCGGGTGCAGCGCGCCCGACGCCGAGGAGCCGGACAGGGCCGAGCCACCGGGAGCGGCAGCGAGCACACGGGCGACCATGAGCTCGAGGTGAAGTCGCGGTGACGTGGCGCCGGACATGTCGTCGAGCGCCGCGCTGACCACGTCGGCCGTGCGGGAGAGCCGCGCGGCGCCGAAGGACTCGGCCTGGCGGCGCATCCGGTCGAGCTCGTCCTCGGCGATGCCGCGGAGCACGGCGGAGGCGCCGGAGCCGACGGCAGCGATGACGATGAGGTCGCGCAGGCGCTCCAGGAGGTCGTCGACGAAGCGCCGCGGGTCCTGTCCGGTCTGCACCACGCGGTCGATGGCCGGGAAGGCGGTCGCGGCGTCGCCCGCGGCCAGCGCATCGACGATCTCGTCGAGGAGCGCCCCGTGGGTGTACCCGAGCAGCGCCACCGCCCGCGCGTAGCCGACCGTGACAGTCTCGGAGCCGGCCGGGGCATCCGATCCCGCGATCAGCTGATCCAGCAGCGACAGCGTGTCGCGGGGAGAGCCTCCCCCGGCGCGGACGACGAGCGGCAGCACACCCTGTTCGACGATGACGCCCTCTTCCGCACACAGCTTCTCGACGTACTCGAGCATCGCGGCGGGCGGCACCAGCCGGAACGGGTAGTGATGCGTGCGCGAGCGGATCGTGCCCAGCACCTTCTCGGGCTCCGTCGTGGCGAAGATGAACTTGACGTGCGGCGGGGGCTCCTCCACCAGCTTCAGCAGCGCGTTGAAGCCCTGCGGGGTGACCATGTGTGCCTCGTCGAGGATGAAGATCTTGAAGCGGTCACGGCTCGGGGCGAAGGTCGCCCGCTCGCGGAGGTCGCGGGCGTCGTCGACGCCGTTGTGGCTCGCCGCGTCGATCTCGACGACGTCGAGCGATCCGCCACCGGCCCTGGACAGCTCGACGCAGCTCGGGCACGTCCCGCAGGGGGTGTCGGTCGGCCCTTCCGCGCAGTTGAGGCAACGGGCGAGGATCCGCGCCGAGGTGGTCTTGCCGCAGCCGCGAGGACCGGAGAACAGATAGGCGTGACCCACACGGTCGCCGCGCAGCGCGGTCATGAGCGGATCGGTCACCTGAGACTGCCCGATCATCTCGCCGAACGTCTCGGGTCGGTAGCGGCGGTAGAGGGCTGTGGTCACCCCTCCAGCCTACGGCG includes:
- a CDS encoding DNA polymerase III subunit gamma and tau: MTTALYRRYRPETFGEMIGQSQVTDPLMTALRGDRVGHAYLFSGPRGCGKTTSARILARCLNCAEGPTDTPCGTCPSCVELSRAGGGSLDVVEIDAASHNGVDDARDLRERATFAPSRDRFKIFILDEAHMVTPQGFNALLKLVEEPPPHVKFIFATTEPEKVLGTIRSRTHHYPFRLVPPAAMLEYVEKLCAEEGVIVEQGVLPLVVRAGGGSPRDTLSLLDQLIAGSDAPAGSETVTVGYARAVALLGYTHGALLDEIVDALAAGDAATAFPAIDRVVQTGQDPRRFVDDLLERLRDLIVIAAVGSGASAVLRGIAEDELDRMRRQAESFGAARLSRTADVVSAALDDMSGATSPRLHLELMVARVLAAAPGGSALSGSSASGALHPPATTHPPVIPPVSAPPSAAVPPEPETASAPETATPTASAATSSAPAPSASAPAPSAPAPAASAPAPAASAPAPAAEPEPSPEPAPAPAPKSSAAPSAPVTFDRVSDAWPAVLKRLEGISRTSWLLATAVQPLAYDGESEVLTLGFTSQHDVAKFKGTTPGSGPSDHLRTAIEQEVGVRVKYLPAPMPSGGAPRQPASSASSAPADTAPASEPASVRPSRPQTRAAAAPVTEWAVAPIPTTAAAAPAAPLAVDEEPEEVEAASAAPTPPTDGRIDRDEPPLPGDDDAPAFDEEPPYDPAYEPPAPYDRPPSPRATPAAAPQAAARTTPAAAPPVVVERTPAAGGVQRYGEAVIRQVLGATFLREEPYEPPTRFS